The following proteins come from a genomic window of Castor canadensis chromosome 17, mCasCan1.hap1v2, whole genome shotgun sequence:
- the LOC109694995 gene encoding voltage-dependent T-type calcium channel subunit alpha-1H-like, which yields MTEGVLAADEVRVPLGASPPGPAAAAAGASPASPGAPGREAERGSGPGVSPPESPAAERGAELGADEEQPVPYPALAATVFFCLGQTTRPRSWCLRLVCNPYPFRADGARGLWAWDPLCVRGCAPRLAGSCAGQGRQTAHHERGGGGGGGCQWGSPVRTRAGGLGSVPAWDRREWEEAARPLQT from the coding sequence ATGACCGAGGGCGTGCTGGCCGCCGACGAAGTCCGGGTGCCCCTGGGCGCGTCGCCCCCGGGCCCTGCGGCAGCGGCGGCGGGGGCATCTCCGGCGAGCCCTGGGGCACCCGGGCGCGAGGCGGAACGGGGATCCGGGCCCGGCGTGTCGCCTCCCGAGAGCCCGGCAGCTGAGCGCGGTGCGGAGCTTGGCGCCGACGAGGAGCAGCCTGTCCCGTACCCGGCTCTGGCGGCCACTGTCTTCTTCTGCCTTGGGCAGACCACGCGGCCGCGCAGCTGGTGCCTCCGACTGGTCTGTAATCCATATCCTTTCAGGGCCGACGGGGCGCGGGGGTTGTGGGCATGGGACCCCCTGTGTGTGCGCGGCTGTGCGCCCAGGCTCGCGGGATCGTGTGCCGGGCAAGGACGTCAGACAGCACACCACGAgagaggtggtggtgggggggggggatgtCAATGGGGGTCGCCTGTCAGGACTCGCGCGGGAGGTCTGGGTTCAGTGCCAGCTTGGGACAGGAGAGAATGGGAAGAAGCGGCGAGGCCGCTGCAGACttaa